In Aegilops tauschii subsp. strangulata cultivar AL8/78 chromosome 3, Aet v6.0, whole genome shotgun sequence, one genomic interval encodes:
- the LOC109778895 gene encoding uncharacterized protein: MDHSIVDNCVDANPTMEKSIPPWKRSFQLPTNERQGAEAEEIENLHVQISPLKCKLNKVPYYRSICDERQQVEVYRRLSRYYIQAHELPSPGEEPDNAQLSKELERCLDAYEINFLQRAKDNPEWYFHPEQCKLAGLEDYQRLVLRDHGMYGDLKQYRLYYHTYQGDVEYVQFREQMAEQIKWIDDEAALFGDQRLRNELEAFLQTLRIAMRFPNISGRSVVSALREHLYSLRFDFNHRKDLDGVYLEIWKRVARNKMNFGDALKQLYEENIFPFRRPDIKLALDSYPGPSWINSCYDTYVAGIDEGFSEDEAHPLIIEAVEKMPRGHCTRQEKPW; the protein is encoded by the exons ATGGATCACAGCATAGTGGACAATTGCGTCGACGCAAATCCGACAATGGAGAAATCAATTCCTCCTTGGAAGAGAAGTTTCCAACTGCCCACAAACGAGAGACAGGGGGCAGAGGCAGAGGAAATTGAAAACCTCCATGTTCAGATCAGTCCTCTCAAATGTAAGCTGAACAAGGTACCGTATTATCGTTCTATATGCGATGAAAGGCAGCAGGTTGAGGTCTACCGCCGGCTCTCCCGGTACTACATCCAAGCCCATGAG TTACCCTCGCCCGGAGAGGAACCAGATAATGCACAACTGAGCAAGGAATTGGAGCGTTGTCTGGATGCTTATGAAATAAATTTCCTCCAGCGCGCCAAAGACAATCCTGAATGGTACTTCCATCCTGAACAATGCAAGCTTGCCGGCTTGGAAGACTACCAGCGGCTAGTGCTTCGTGATCAT GGTATGTATGGAGATTTGAAGCAATACCGCCTGTATTATCATACCTACCAGGGAGATGTAGAGTATGTCCAGTTCCGTGAGCAGATGGCGGAGCAAATTAAG TGGATTGACGACGAAGCAGCACTCTTCGGCGATCAG CGGCTGAGAAACGAGCTAGAGGCTTTTCTTCAAACACTGAGGATTGCGATGCGGTTTCCGAATATTTCCGGACGCTCAGTTGTCTCTGCCTTACGT GAGCATCTATATAGCCTTCGGTTTGACTTTAACCACCGGAAGGACTTGGACGGTGTCTATCTTGAGATATGGAAACGGGTTGCTAGGAATAAG ATGAACTTCGGTGACGCTTTGAAGCAATTGTATGAAGAGAACATTTTCCCCTTCCGCAGGCCTGACATCAAATTAGCACTCGATAGCTATCCAGGCCCCAGTTGGATAAATTCTTGT TATGATACCTACGTGGCTGGCATTGATGAGGGG TTCTCAGAAGACGAAGCTCATCCCTTGATCATAGAGGCCGTTGAGAAAATG CCTAGAGGTCACTGCACAAGGCAGGAAAAACCATGGTGA